Sequence from the Argentina anserina chromosome 7, drPotAnse1.1, whole genome shotgun sequence genome:
tctaaaatcaaatcaaattgcGCCGAAACTAACCTGGATTGACGGCGGCGGCGACGGTGAAGCTTGCAGGAGAGCAACTGAACTTGGAGGAAGCTGGAAAATGTCAAAATGAAAGAGAGTGACGACGGTGACATCGAAGCTTGTAGGAGAGTAACTGAACTTTGAGGAAGCTAGAACTGTCATAATGAAAGAGCGAAACGACGGTGGCAACGGCGACGACAACGACGACGGCTGGGAGGCTAAGCTGGTACAGTCGGCAGACGAGAGGATCAAAGGCGTGGGAGGTTTTCTGAATTCAGAATAGGAAGTAGATGAAAACTAGTGAGAGTCATGTGTTTTCTCGTTTGTGAAATTCGGTTAGACACTGATAGTGAGAGAGAAAGGTACAACGGtcttaaaaatatgaaaaaactgactattttataatttgtccAAATTTTGttaactattttataattttaatataaaataGTTGACTATTATATAATTAAGACATAATGGTGATGTTTTTCCAATTGATAACGGGAGATActacttttttctaatttgccCAACTTTTAATACCCCGGGACATTTTTGGTTAGTAAACGCATTGCCACTTGGTGTTGTTTACAATAGAATAGTTTACAACACATTGCCACTTGGTGTTGTTTTTACTGTTTCTCCATCCCTCTCCAATCAAGACGTAAGATATTAGATAAATTTGCCAGACACCACAAATGTCAACTTCATAGAGTTTAATTGTGCCAACAGAATCACCCACCACAATTTAGAATACTTTAAACGACAGTTCTTGACGTGCCACActatgtttgatttttttatgctTCAATGATTGAGTAAACAAACAACCCATAACAAATCATTGAAATTATCagtcttttcttattttgattGCCCTTTGACAATTGACAATCATATAGCTTCCGGTGATTCATCGTCTCCTTTCTTTTGTTGCAGACTTGCAGTTTCCAGCCACGCAGGAAGCTACAATGGCCGGACCGCAATTCTCTGATGCCAAGAATGATGTTTTATCGGAGGAACTCCCGCATCTCCTACTCATTCATCCGCCATCAATCTTCTCACGCCTCCCGCCTGAATTTTGTGGAAAATTCCCTGTCCTGAAAGCGTGGGAGTCGCCTCTCCCTCTAGAGCAGTTCTTGAGCACCCATGCGCGCTCAATCCAAGCCCTTCTTGTTCGCGGTTATCTTATGGTAAATGCAGACATCCTTGAGCAGCTACCGGCACTGAAACTCGTCATGACATTCAGTGTTGGTGTGAACCATATTGACATGGCAGAGTGCCGACGGCGTGGGATTTCTGTAACTAACGCAGGAAGTGCATACTCGGAAGATGTTGCTGACATTGCTGTTGGGTTGTATATTGATGTGCTTAGGAAACTTTCAGCAGCAGACCGGTATGTAAGACAAGGGCTTTGGAGTAGCAAAGGACAATACCCTCTTGGTTCCAAGGTCATTACCTCTACCTCCATGTTAAGTGTACTTTTAATTGTTTCATATACTATATTGTTTACCTTTGCTATGGATTGCACAACTCGGTAATTCTGCATATATGCCGTGTTTATTTTAGGGAACATGATCGAGGTGATTAGTAAATGTACTAAGCTTATATATTGGTAAAAGGTGATTGCCCTGATTTTGGTTTATGAGACTGTTAAGATAGTGAGAAGAGACCCTTAGCAGAAGCTAACAATGTATTTGATACATAACTGAGCTCCCCTGTTAATTTGATCCTTCAAGCATTACTCAAATCATGACTAGTGAAATGCCTATACCACAAAATTTTACACATTAATGACATTATGCTGTAAGGATTGTAAGCTATTACGAAATTATGATTCCTCAGTTGTCATCAATATTCTTCAATCAGCATCTTCGAATGGTTGCTCAACTTTCTGATTTTATGCAATACTGTCAACTGGTGAATTTCAGTTAGCTGGGAAGCGAGTGGGGATTATTGGATTAGGAAGCATTGGCTCAGAAGTTGCTAAACGACTTGAGGCATTTGGCTGCATCATCTCGTATAACTCAAGGCGGGAAAAGACATCTTCGACATACACTTTCTATTCTAATGTTTCTGAACTTGCAGCCAATAGTGATGCCCTCATCATCTGCTGTGCATTAACAGACCAAACTCACCACATGATTAATAAGGAAGTCTTGGCTTCACTAGGAAGAGAGGGTGTGATTGTTAATGTAGCCCGCGGGGCGATAATTGATGAGAAAGAACTGGTGAAGTGCTTGGTGAGTCGGAAAATAAGAGGTGCTGGTTTCGATGTGTTTGAGAATGAGCCTCAAGTTCCAGAAGAGCTCTTTGCATTGGACAATGTTGTTCTATCACCACATACGGCTATATTTACTCCTGAATCTTCGGAGAGTATGAAAGAAGTTGTCATGGCCAATCTGGAAGCTTTCTTCTTGAATAAACCTCTGGTTTCCCCTGTCGTGGATGAATGAATTTGATCATATTAGCTCGATTGTTTAGTCtatcttttgtttctttaagCTTTTGTCACGGAACTCTGTTCTGTGCGGGTTCTTATACAAATTGTTGAGAATCAAAGTCAACTACATTTGATACTGAAATTGACCTTGTATCTGGTTTTCAGTTGGAAATTCAAATTTGAGCAAGCAGTATTCTTTAGTAGCAAATGTGGTTCTAGGCGGAAGAACATAACATCGATACGCCCATGTTCATTTTCTTATATTCTTATTGCAAAAGTTTGATGTCTTGGGAACTTTGTTATAagtaaaaaatttcaaaaataaatcaaGTTTTCAGGGGCAATTATCAATTCATCATCATGTCGTCATTGTCGTGTATTTATATGTTGTGTACTAAGTTGTATGGACATGGACACGAGTGTCTGTATTAGACACAATATGATACGTGGACacgataaatgaaatttttgttggaCACAGACACGTGGTTGACACGTgacttaaatattattttaaatatatatacccataattaaaaaaaactttgaACCAAAAATAGTGTGAATGTGCATAGAAAAAGAGTAAAAGAAACAACTCAAGAGTCATCTCTCATTCCCACGTGCCAACGATGCTATCATAGAATTTATGCACTAAGTCTCCACCCTACTACTCTACACTCAGTCATGTTCACAATGTCGGTAGCTGACCGTGGAATTCATGCTCAACCACCATTGGATGTAAATTCAAGAGTGAAAAGAATCTTTTAAATTCAATGGTAGTTGAGCATGAATTCCACAGTCAGCTACTGACCGTGTGAACATGATTGACCATTCACTTCATTGATTTGTTAAGATAGCTAGCTGCTTCAATTTGTCAAGGTCTCCTATGATGGATTCCCAATCAAGGACGATGTCAAGATCGGCATAGATCGGACAATGTCAAGATTGACATAGATCGGAAGGTGTCAAGATCAACATAGATATGAGGAGAGGTGAGATTCATCGAtattattagttttttttcttctctttaaaCGTAAATAGCGAATAACCCCGCGTGTCTTGTCTTATTGTGTGTCCATTTTGGAGACACACGTATCCGATCCATgtctaaaatacaatatatGTATCCGAACGTATTTAGACATATTGGAGCGTTTTTGTATACGTGTCCGTGAAACGGACACGCGATACGGCAATTGAGAGCGGGGTGTCCGTGCTTCTTAGGTTGTGCattaaaaatttcaaattctctaTTTGAAAAGAACAGAGGACTGGACATACTTAACAGTTAACGTCTCCTTCTTCTCATTTGTTTGGGAAGACAAAGCAAACTTGAACTTGATTGCACGCTACTAATTCAGTAGATCATCCTCATCCCAATTGGTAACCACAGAAACAATCTCCAATGGCCTCATTGCCTAACCTCCCACAAGTCCTAATCATCAACCCACCACCCGCCTTCGTCTCTTTCGAGTCCGACTGAACCCAATAGTTCAACATCCTCCGAGCATGGGAATCCCCACTCCCTCTCGACCAGTTCCTCACCACCCACGCCCGCTCAGTCCAGGCCCTCCTCTGTGCGCCGAGACTCCGGTCAACGCCGACCTCCTCCGTCTGCTACCTGCCCTGAAGATCGTAGTGTCCGCCAGCACCGGAGCCGACGGAGTTGACAAAGCCGAGTGCCGGCGGCGTGGGATTGCTGTCACTAATGCTGTAAATGCGCACTCGGAAGATGTTGCCGATCTAGCTGTTGGGTTGTTCATCGATGTGTGTAGGAAGGTTTCAGCAGCTGGTTCGTACGTGAGACGTGGGTTTTGGTCCAGCAGAGGAAATCATCCTCTTGGTTCCAAGGTCTGTCATTTATTGTTCGTTGTTACTTTCTTTGCTTGTGTTTGATTGCATATCAGAGTGTTGAAGTGGTTTATATAGATTCATAATCAGTGGCGGAACTGGATTCAAACCCTAAGGGGGTCTAAATATAAAACATGATAGTTTAGAGATAATTCTACCGTTAAATTTAGAATGTAATATGCATGTTATTgagtttttttattaaataaatgaGGAGTGTTAGGATGACATAATATGACGCTAAATTCGGCGCCGCAATCCTACGTGTTATGTCACGTCACGTCACATTGCTATAttaacaattaaaattatttaaaaatgtcattttaaataaaaaacaatcatATTCTTGTTAATCCAACGgttataaattattataaaatattttttttctttttatcatttcttgtttttcatcacattatcttttaaaatacaatttaaaaaattaaaatttacgaaaatatgcttgaaatatttATGTGCACGcgcgaaatatatatatatatagacaaaatatatttatttttaaataacagACGATGTATGGTTACtacaaaatttatatatagatgAAACTCTAGGTAATATTCTTTTGGTTTATCCTGAAATGGAATATTCTTTTATTAGGGTATAATCGATTTAAGAGATATGTAAggtaacaaatgttatttttcctagaatatacatatcttaattaataccatatttaatataattatgtCTATGGTAATCTTTCTAGtgacaaatatgtcaagattcatgactttcttatttaattaatttacatttatgattaattcattactataattaattaataaaattaccatATAGGCACTCCAcacatacatgtatatatatatatatttatatatatctcacCCGCGCGcacatacacatatatatctacAGTCCccattcagagtgaagttccaattttaacacacttttcggtcaaatgttttcaccataagcaattcaatatttaggtatgttattcaagatcatctctacaaagtttcatccaatttaacaatggtttgagctttcaaaattgagatttacacgaacggttcacgttgaataattttaattcattcattaatttcatctaatttcaataccttaacgatgtccgaaatagatgaaattttgtagagatgatcttaaatagcatatctaaatattcaatcgcttatagtgaaaacatttgaccgaaaagtgtgccaaaattggaacttcactctgaatttcagagtgaagcttcgaattcactctgaatagaaactgtatatatatatatatatatatatatatatatatatatttcaagcatattttgtAGATATCGTATTTTTTATTACattgatataaaaaagaactacaattttttataataatttagggtCGTTAGATTAACATAGATAAAATTGTATTTCCATtcaaaaataacattttgtgattattataaTTGCTGACATGACAATGTGACGTGACATGCCACGTGAGATTGCGGTGCCAAATATGGCGCCATATTATGACGCTAAAACATTTTCCATAATAAAATAAAGTCATCAACAATAATTAACTTGTTCCggaagaattactattctacccttgtgtgtgtcttagcctaataggtttcccgttaggagatagattaggactctgaatcctacgggattgtggttttgtaaatgcctatataggccaccatatcattcaat
This genomic interval carries:
- the LOC126802508 gene encoding glyoxylate/hydroxypyruvate reductase HPR3, whose product is MAGPQFSDAKNDVLSEELPHLLLIHPPSIFSRLPPEFCGKFPVLKAWESPLPLEQFLSTHARSIQALLVRGYLMVNADILEQLPALKLVMTFSVGVNHIDMAECRRRGISVTNAGSAYSEDVADIAVGLYIDVLRKLSAADRYVRQGLWSSKGQYPLGSKLAGKRVGIIGLGSIGSEVAKRLEAFGCIISYNSRREKTSSTYTFYSNVSELAANSDALIICCALTDQTHHMINKEVLASLGREGVIVNVARGAIIDEKELVKCLVSRKIRGAGFDVFENEPQVPEELFALDNVVLSPHTAIFTPESSESMKEVVMANLEAFFLNKPLVSPVVDE